Genomic window (Daucus carota subsp. sativus chromosome 5, DH1 v3.0, whole genome shotgun sequence):
caaagtctttcgccgtccaaggcagttgtgggaaaccagggtgcttcgccaattcaaggatcacatccttcgagccctgtgtctacccaccctgagattccaactcaggatccatcaaaggactcaccactttcaagtggtcggcaacttgtttcttatgactcagattcatctgacgacgaaaccgaggacgaaggcttacgaaccttcattgcaccttctgtgacctctctagaagaggctaagaagattttttctgcaggtacatctaaggatgctggaatgtctttgagtgagagggaaacaccaacagaacttgctatacagaaatcctctgacccactgagtgttctagctttgagtgaaacgagagaaacacctacagaacgcacaagtgagaacccatcagcccaacctacaccacttccaactgtatctgtgacagaatttgaagctctgaaattcaaagttcaccatttagaagctgagaatcttgttctacgggaggagttggtagagatcaaatcaacaatggaacaaaggttggctgccctggaggctaagttgctggcatctcaaccttccagagaggattactcaactgagggggagagagcagcagaaaaagctaaaggaaaaagggtgataacaggggtgtctgaagaactgattgattctgctcttaaacatcaattcagttacagtcatgatgaatacatccctgagtttgttgatgacagggtgataagaatggttggtgctgagaatgaagatcttgaagaaggagaaatcccagacgctgaagtctttgctgatgaacttgcatatcacaatgacatctttcctgctgaagagtttgaaattgcaaatccacaagacattgctaatgttgctagggattatgctgagcaaaagagagcaagggagaagttagaaaaccaaagacggattcgaagggaaaggagacttgccaacttacataaagatggagctgaatgggatgctgctagatctgtgtttgactttccagaggtcactcaagataatgatgatgacgaagtaaaagatatctttgactccttcagaaacaactacaaagatttacatgattatcacgaggtgttgaatgatatcatttctactgtgtctgttgctgttcttcccagaagaggatggatggttaacatatcatttgagctacaaagagaaggccatggactcaagcatgtgtcaagtcagtttctcagagatctatctttaactgagctgtttgtggtaagaaacaagatcatctctaccggcagaaagcataatgaagtattcagagatatggtggaagaatggatcactgatattggagttgaaattcatgacaagccctcagttattaagtacttcaaggatggtatgattcagagtattggactcactgatgaagcactatcaacatacaatcctcgtatactgaaatatctggaagctcaagtcagggagaagtgctcaaggactagcaagggaagactaactgctgaactgctatatgcctatcgtctgaactttgctgctctgagagacttagacttatcagccatcaatcgtcaaccaccatatccactgcctccactcaaccctgaaattcctgaaaatccaaatgcacctgttgtcacttacaatcctacatctgttctattcaagaaaaagaaagactctgaagtcactgctataccactcacagagattggaaaactcaattccaaaagaatcactcgtgcagttgcagctgttaagtggtcagtggtaaaagaagacaagagtgtgctcaaagatttgactgatcttctggagataagaaaagctgtagagactgtccacaacacttctagagttcgtgctcatccatcaaggatcattatgaaaattgaaggaatggagatgaatgtcacttttaagaagttgaagaagatggttcacctgcagactttagagaagatgaagaaaaatctagagcaacctccacctgagaatacactggagcaagtggcactgagtaccattacagcaaggattgaagagattgaaaacaagcttactcagaagagagtagaggaagctgcaaagaggaaagctgagcagaagctgattaatgcaagagccaagaaaccaaggaaagattagttcaggctagaggaacaatggctgcttgtatttacttttgatttctggaaaatgtaagatataatccagactgtacttagtattatttcctgtttaaaatagtatgctttttcattgtgtcagttgagttatcctcttaaaggatttgcttgtcgaactctaacaatcaaatagggggagattgtaaagcataatgtaacgtaactgtaattacgataactcaacacaacaaaagacaggaaacaatacgtaagtattatacaggagtctacaggttggagattcgatacgaatagacaaagacaatcaagatatctgagacgagcatccatccactggaagaagttcatttacatgttcaagcctcagtgaagaataaattCTATATGtatctgctatcaagattgcctgaagatcaagtatcaaagaccagaagattccagtatatttaatttgattatttataatcaaatttattgaagcaacatctaacctggaatgactgatcaagtttattatcaagcaaaggattcaaagaatcatttcagttcgagtcgttcgtgaaccagaccagtgcacaggacgtcaggacgtacgaaagtattcagtggattcgatcaacggattaattgatcaagtcaatcgagctgctccaggacatattgccaaagaattcattattatgtatatatatatatatatatatatatatatatatatatatatattaattgtgaattacatgaatttgaataattcaagtaattaaataaacacaattaataatatataaatatatatatatatatatattggtgcAAATGAAAGTCCAAGGCAAATTTGTTTAAGTACAAATATACAGGGGAGGCTCCTAAGGatttggagcgcaaactttgaccaagtcaaagtttgcgcctccacaAACCTTACACTTAGAAAATCTCTCTAAGTCCCTTCACTGTATATGTATAACACCTTCTCATGgtcaaagcgccaactttgactggGCGCAAACTCACCACACGCTGAAACAATCTAAGTACTCCATACAGTGGAGTTACCACAGcattggagcgcaacctttgactaaagtcaaaggttgcgcctcccaCTCTCTTCACTAGCGCAAGTATGTGTGTATACAtaatttctctaagtcaaaaAAACCACAGAAGCAACGTtggggcgccaagtttgactccctagcgcaacctttgaccacagtggagaaaatatgaatatagagcgcaactttcatatacatatacttatatacatatatgtgtatatgaaagtggcgccatctACTATATTcacttggagttagttttatttcttcaaaacgaatccgtccaggacgaactcaagtcgttcaggacgaactcgttaaccatggttagttgttggaaagtctataaatagggctttgtgttttcatttgaaaacaactacacactttgtaagtgcacacactatacacgttctcgagagttaagttagaagatcgtatttatcgagagtttgtaatagagtgattgtagtctctgcagccgacacttgtgttggaatttgtagcacccgaggattatttctaatacaagaatattccccgacttgctggagttatttatttacgattgatttaacatggactgaaacaaagattatccgcaattaaattaaatcgaagaaattggtacgacgtattcaacccccccccccttctacgtctgattggacctaacaaaatataatttataattagttgaaaaagatgaaactactgttaataacatatattaatattaaaaaaaaaaatatagataaatgtataactaattataaatatacaattttgaatatcttttgtctaaaatacatataaataattagagacgctactttttaatcataacgtattctactcgaaatttaactctaacgtgttctatttcattacaaacacgaaccattacgtaaaatatgaagatatatgaaatatgaaaattttgatttaaaattaattgaataataaactatcacatattaatatcagaaaataattatagatagataataaattgtgaaagttaaatttccgttagaagatataatcagtggttaatataatttaactaaaatccaaattattaatactaaaatactaataaaatggtgttaagatttaaattataattaataaattacgagttATATaagcgcccgtgctttgcacgggttaaaggatAGTATTGTTAATAGCTCATCATGATTTATGACAATTCTATACGCTCTCGGCTCGTTTACTCGTGAACAATTGCATAAAATGATGTCTGTCAACCAAAACATGAATAATTATGCAAAATGCTTGGTTATGTTGCCCAATTATCTTTACGAACATTTCAATAAATACATAAAACTCTAATGATTTTATACTTATAAATGTAGATGGTATGATTTTAAACATTATGACCGTAAGATTGCTTTATTTCTCAAAAAATGGCTGGAATTcgcatttattttcaaaaagtagctaaaataaaaaaaacttgcGATATAGACTACTCCATATAGTAACGGACTTTGACCAAGTGAACGGACTTCGACTAACTTTCACTTATatctcataaaaaatataaaataaaggacACTATAAAATCattgtattaatataaattacacaatCAATTCTCGCTCTTTACATGAACTGATGTACAAATTGAGATTTTCTTGTGTTACATTTagaagaatatattttataataattgttttcaaatatttaatattcgaTATCCCAAATTGtgtttccaatttttttcaaatgacAGTGAATGACatgtgattaattttaattggatgattaATGTGATGCAGGAGATTGATGTGCATGCAGGAgatttcattattattagtaCGAGTTAAACCAATCATGCCTGACAactaaatttgttaaaaaaatttaggaacATTGAAAAAGGTAACTAGCATTTTCTTTAAAATCCTTAGTAACAGTATGTAATATACTTTTGTGACCTGTGATGACCTCGACTTAACAAAGACAAAAAGTTTAATGAAGCTGTCATAACTTAAACAAAACCATAACATAACCAGCACAGCGGCATAAGAACATCTTCTTGCTATGTTCAAGCATAACCTTCGTGAAGAGAAAATATTGTTGTAATTTGGCGGTCGTTTATTTTTCTAGCAGTCCAATTAGCAAGAAAAGGTCGAGAAAGTTAAATGAAATAACTGACCCATCATTGCTTGTAAAAGTTTTGGAAAAAGTTTTTGAGTGTATGATCAGAGTTTCAGTAGACCACAAGTAATAGGTAAGACTCATCTGCTGCATGACCCAtatttgatactccctccatcccattttaagtgatcactttgcaaatttcacacatattaagaaacaattaatgtaatgttTTGATCATTATGTTCCCACAACTAATGAGCTAGTGATGCATCTCATTAATTGCTCTTTGTTGGACctttcttcatttcaaattacactatacattcataatcctttgaatatatttatgagGGGCTTgatgttatatttaatactatattggaAATAGTATAAATTTTACATGGGTTAAAGAGaatgacacatattttgggaagtttttttttggcaaagtggacacttaaaatgggatgaagggagtatttgTACCCACCAACTTCACTAATTAATGAATGGAGTATACAActtcatttatacttttattaacCAAATGGTCATGAGAGAAAAACACCCACACACACTAAAAGGAACAGTATTCATGGAAACTCCAGTCTTTCCACATTTGGCAACTAAAAGTTTGAACTGAATAAATTCAACCACATCAAAAACCTTAATTTAAGAGTATTACTCATTGACACTATTAAATGAAGACATAAGATGCTGTCAATTCAAGAAGCAAGTGCATGAAACTTTTCCAACATTTTTTACTATcataaatcaataaattatctaaatatTCTAATGCAGTAACAGTAAAAAAAGTAAACATGAACTACATTAACATTGGCCAATGACTGATGGAAAAGACATTACACATGCTTTTCTGAGCAAAACCAATGTACAAGTTTGTGTACATCTTCCATGAACTGATCTCTGTACCAGCAGTAGTATAATACTAACATGTTCACCCTTCAGAAGCTAGCTAGGCTAAATCATTGGATCCTTTAAATTACTCAGCTTTTTGTACAGTGGTTTTGAACAGCAGGATGTATAGCTTGTGATCCATGGAGAAATACAAGAAACCACCTACTGAATGTGTTACAAAAGACCCAAAACTTGTCCCCACTATGCAGTGCCAAGCAGGTCCATATACCCCATCAAACTCCTGCAATTTTGCCAATCCCCAAACACCATTAATCACTACATCCCAAAATCAATTGCACCTAaacttttactccctccgtttcaaaatacatgtccacctTAGAAAAAAagttttgtttcaaaatacttgtccacttcaactttcaatgcaaatttatatttccaaaatcaactctcctccacatatttcaaatttatatttccaagatcaactctataccacatattaggttcaattaatgacttattacacctcttttttctcaaaatccacttttcttaaactatgtgattttttgaaagtggacaagtaatttgaaacggagggagtatcacacAATAAATGGTTTTGCAAATAATGCACACTTAATTAAAACATGGTCTAACACATTATTTAAAGTGAAGTTAAATGAATTAACAGTGTTTGTAAAGGAGGTACCTTTTTGAGAGTTGAGGCAAGGGTCCTGGCAGTGAACTTTTCAAGACTATCATAAGTCTTTCTGGCAAAATCCACAGCATGAATCTGCATAAATGGTGGCATGTCAGCTGACACTACTTTCACTCCATTGCAGCTCAAGAAATCAGCCAGCTCTGTCTTTGAGCTGCAAAATGACCTCCTCCTCCCCCCAGCTCCCACCAAAACAGATGCTCTTTTCACCACTTGAATTTCTTGATTCTTTGTTTCAATAACCACAATCTCCTTCTTAGTTGAAGATGGTTTCTTCATCTCATCTCTTTTAATCTCCCTCTTTGTGTCAAGATTGTCTTCACTAGGCTTCTTGATGGACTCCCCATCCAAATCTAAAGCATTTCTTCTGTGCTTTCTAGCATTCTTGGACACTGGCCCATCTAAAATGGTGGACTGAGACATGGGTTTTGCTTGGAAATGGGTGTCAAGATGTGGGTGCCCAGCTGTGGGAGGGTTGGTTGAAGAAAGGGCTTTATGATTAGAGTACAATCTTGAAAAGTGGTTAGAAATATTTTGCACATTTGGGGAGTAGACGGTGGTGGGTTCTTGGGGTTTAGGGTGGGGCTTGGTAGTAGTGGTGGTGGTGATGAAAGGTGGAGACTTTGGGTGCTTTTTGTGAGTGGGATCCATGGGTGTTGGTTTGGGGTCTTGGCTGCTTTTTGTTAAGCTGCGCAGCTGTGTGGAGTGGTGAGACATTGGGTGTGTGTAACTAGTTGGAAGTGAAGTGATGCTCAGGGGTTTGTTGCAGCTGTGGGAGAGAtttatttgagagagagagatgggagagagaAATGGGGGAGAGAtttatttgagagagagagagatgggggaGAGAGATGGGGGGAGAGAGGGGTTTGAGGTGAGATCTGGTTACACTTTGTTCTAACATGAGCCGGGAGCGGAGGATAAGAGAAGGGGATAGAAGTTATGTTGATACATATGTTTGACTTTGACCGTCCTTTTAGGCAGGGCAACGCAACACATGTGATGTGTGGTGCGCCCGCGGCCGCTTCTTGTAAATGTCGATTTCCAAAATACTATTATTTCTTTCGACTTTTTCATATACTTTTGATTTTTAAcctttttagataaaaatttaatatttatagtttTCTTAAGAAAGTGACAATTAAAAGATAATATGTTCAGGTATTATGCACCTGGAAAATTTCTTGTAAAGAACGATGAAGCACTGTTTTGCATTTGAAAATTCTTGTAAAGAAGGATGAAGCTCTgttttataacagaatttagTGACTTCcgatcaattttcaattttttttctttgatcAGACGACTTCAGATTAAATTGACATTAAAAAGAAATACCGCCAAAAATTGGACAGATGGatcaataaatattattatttatatttaattattaagatcaataaatattattattttagcacGAATGTTCAATATGAAAAATGTGATTGtttttccaaataattacaCGCATCACATATTTAACTAATATCATgcatttatttatcaaatttcttGTGACATCtgagaaaattttataacatttaCGTCATTAcatgttaaataattttataatatagatattttatatcattttaaccAATATTTTTGgtcaatattattaaaaatattcttcTATCAATAAACATTATAATGCTGCATGATCAttcaaaatagaaaatatattttcttataattaaaTGCATTCAGAAAACAGTCCTTACAAACATAATACACACATTCACATAACATCATTATACTCACAAAATCTCATTATGTTCGATAAGGTTGATTGAAACGAAAAAAGAAAACCAGAATtttatttcatgaatgaaaattaaaattttctattagaAGACATGaaagttaatttatttttttttttgactaaaagAAAGGGCATAGCATGATCTTTATTTAAGGTTCTATAATACTTGTGTACTAGAGCAATAATCTCTAATTAAACTTTTAAAAGAAGTGTTTATGCGCAGTGCGCCATGTGGTGACAGCTTCTGACCATGCCATATTGCCATGCCCCCTTTGTCTTTAGTACATAAAAGCCGGTGCTTCGTTTGATCACAAGACATGAGAAATATAAACCTTGTCCCAGATTTATTAATGCTAATCACAATAACAATAAACTGGTAAAAAGTAGGGCCTGAAGCTGCGTCTCCGTATAATAGAAAATTGGCCTACTTCCCAAGTTTATGTCAGTGGTTTAGTTGATGAGTATACGCCAACACTGTCTACTCAGCAACTCCACCATCCTATTCAGAAGAATCAAAACTCAGGCTCACACTTGCtcataggggtgagcaaaaccgaa
Coding sequences:
- the LOC108220637 gene encoding uncharacterized protein LOC108220637, producing the protein MSHHSTQLRSLTKSSQDPKPTPMDPTHKKHPKSPPFITTTTTTKPHPKPQEPTTVYSPNVQNISNHFSRLYSNHKALSSTNPPTAGHPHLDTHFQAKPMSQSTILDGPVSKNARKHRRNALDLDGESIKKPSEDNLDTKREIKRDEMKKPSSTKKEIVVIETKNQEIQVVKRASVLVGAGGRRRSFCSSKTELADFLSCNGVKVVSADMPPFMQIHAVDFARKTYDSLEKFTARTLASTLKKEFDGVYGPAWHCIVGTSFGSFVTHSVGGFLYFSMDHKLYILLFKTTVQKAE